A single Deltaproteobacteria bacterium DNA region contains:
- a CDS encoding amidophosphoribosyltransferase, translated as MKSIREECGVVGVLGHPDAASMVYLGLFAQQHRGQEGCGIVSLERDGQTEQAKFNAHKSFGLVAESFNPAILSQLKGDCAVGHVRYSTQGGHIIQNVQPFYFRTSLGALAIAHNGNLTNAAAIRTELERSGSVFQSTSDSEIFVHLLARAEAPTILERIFTVMAKVSGAYSMVIQAESRLYAVRDPYGFRPLVLGQRQNSYIVASETCALDLMDATLIREIQPGEVVEITAEGLTSHFPLPKRQTAFCSFEPIYFARPDSQIFGDEIYSLRRKMGRMLAEEAPAPDADIVIAVPDSGVPMAVGFSEGASLPFELGLVRNHYVGRTFIQPAQEIRDFGVRLKLNPVLSVLKGKSVVVVDDSIVRGTTSAKIIRMIRQAGAKRIHMRIGSPPITYSCFYGVDTPERAKLLAAQKNVDAIRAYIGCDSLAYLSIEGLRSVLGDSDPGRFCTACFNGKYPESVHASISTQPTDACGPGLRSGI; from the coding sequence ATGAAGTCGATACGCGAAGAATGTGGGGTCGTTGGGGTACTGGGTCATCCCGACGCTGCGAGTATGGTCTACCTTGGACTTTTTGCTCAGCAGCACAGAGGCCAGGAGGGGTGCGGTATCGTATCTCTTGAACGGGATGGCCAGACTGAGCAGGCCAAGTTCAATGCCCATAAATCATTCGGTCTGGTTGCCGAGAGTTTCAATCCAGCAATTCTCTCTCAGCTAAAAGGTGACTGTGCCGTTGGGCATGTGCGCTATTCCACCCAGGGTGGTCACATAATCCAAAACGTGCAGCCTTTTTATTTCCGCACATCGCTCGGTGCTCTCGCTATCGCCCATAACGGTAATCTGACGAATGCGGCCGCAATTCGGACGGAGCTAGAGCGTTCGGGTAGCGTGTTTCAAAGCACGTCTGATTCTGAGATCTTTGTCCATCTTCTCGCGCGAGCTGAGGCCCCCACCATCCTCGAGCGTATCTTTACAGTGATGGCAAAGGTCAGCGGGGCCTACTCGATGGTCATCCAGGCTGAGTCACGGCTTTACGCGGTTCGTGACCCGTATGGATTTCGACCCCTAGTTTTGGGCCAAAGACAAAATAGTTACATCGTAGCAAGCGAAACCTGTGCCCTAGATTTGATGGATGCAACGTTGATACGCGAAATACAGCCTGGCGAGGTCGTTGAGATCACTGCTGAAGGCTTGACCTCGCACTTCCCATTGCCTAAACGTCAAACGGCTTTTTGTTCGTTTGAGCCAATTTATTTTGCCCGTCCGGATAGTCAAATCTTTGGGGACGAAATTTACAGCCTGAGACGCAAGATGGGGCGCATGCTAGCAGAGGAGGCGCCCGCGCCAGATGCTGATATTGTGATCGCAGTTCCAGACTCCGGAGTACCGATGGCCGTCGGCTTTTCAGAGGGGGCCAGCCTTCCTTTCGAGCTTGGCTTGGTTCGTAACCACTATGTGGGGCGCACTTTTATTCAGCCAGCTCAAGAAATCAGAGATTTTGGCGTTCGACTTAAGCTGAATCCAGTGTTGAGTGTCCTAAAGGGTAAGAGCGTGGTCGTTGTGGATGACTCGATTGTCCGGGGCACAACTTCCGCCAAAATAATTCGGATGATTAGGCAGGCTGGCGCGAAGCGCATCCATATGCGCATTGGCTCACCGCCAATTACCTACTCGTGCTTCTATGGAGTCGATACCCCAGAGCGAGCCAAACTCCTGGCAGCGCAAAAAAATGTCGATGCCATAAGGGCCTATATTGGCTGCGATAGTTTGGCGTACCTGAGCATTGAGGGCTTGCGGTCTGTTTTAGGTGATTCTGATCCAGGTCGATTCTGTACTGCATGCTTCAACGGAAAATATCCAGAGTCAGTCCATGCAAGTATTAGTACCCAGCCCACTGATGCTTGTGGGCCCGGATTAAGGTCGGGGATTTGA
- the purL gene encoding phosphoribosylformylglycinamidine synthase subunit PurL: protein MNSSFSAPELSKLPRPDLIDDKDGASFTALLRKHKISSDEYAKILDILGRRPTLAELGIFSAMWSEHCSYKSSRVHLKRFPTEGPDVVVGPGENAGVVRLSGKLCLAFKMESHNHPSYIEPYQGAATGVGGILRDVFCMGARPIANLNALRFGLRTHKRTPHLVENVVKGIGDYGNCVGVPTVAGNISFDASYNGNCLVNAMTVGVIHEDRIFKGYASGRGNLVIYLGSATGRDGIHGASMASGSFATKDANERSTVQVGDPFTEKLLLEATLEVLEKGLVVGLQDMGAAGLTSSAFEMAGRAGNGLFMDLDHVPVRTAAMSAYELLLSESQERMLMVIEPHRWDELKAVLDKWQLACTVIGVVTDTGRVQIQHQGQLEVDVPVAPMTDAAPKYERPMKPRAKPEVDGSSYNKMVSDLVLQRGPEALLLATLRDTGDKEKVYRQYDHHIGTQTVLGPEEQGAAALWVRSEWADPSEPFLGMIAVAACNERYNRLDAYHGGAHAVLKAARSVAAAGGKPLAITDCLNYGNPEDPAVMADFSAGVDGISEACRELAVPVVSGNVSLYNETDGESIAPTPMIGMVGKISDVRLSPAATVKQPTQLFLLYPKSVKPEFGGSLAAKLLDQNGRQGVAPAIDWLAEKESMNFLREVINNDLVAACRDVGDGGIVTTAVKMIAKTDLGLTLRLQAKELAGFSEIERYLGELGGSYLLAIKPGAESKALQLAASLRYNAVVQAGQVEVSSVVSWGPWTTPLQLCQHAFTSSLV from the coding sequence ATGAACTCCTCTTTTTCCGCTCCAGAATTATCAAAGCTCCCACGTCCCGATTTGATAGACGACAAGGACGGCGCCTCATTCACCGCACTACTACGAAAGCACAAAATAAGCTCAGACGAGTATGCCAAGATTTTGGATATTTTGGGACGGCGCCCAACCCTTGCCGAGCTTGGTATTTTCTCAGCCATGTGGAGCGAGCACTGCAGCTACAAGTCGTCTCGTGTACATCTTAAGAGGTTTCCGACCGAGGGACCTGATGTGGTTGTGGGTCCTGGAGAAAATGCTGGCGTCGTGCGTCTCTCTGGCAAGCTCTGCCTGGCCTTCAAGATGGAGAGTCACAATCACCCTAGCTATATCGAACCGTATCAGGGCGCAGCAACGGGTGTCGGTGGAATTTTGCGGGACGTTTTCTGTATGGGGGCTAGACCGATTGCAAATCTTAATGCATTAAGATTTGGTCTTCGAACTCATAAAAGAACTCCGCACCTGGTCGAAAATGTGGTCAAAGGTATCGGCGACTATGGTAACTGTGTTGGTGTGCCGACAGTAGCAGGCAACATATCTTTTGATGCGTCCTACAACGGTAATTGTCTAGTGAACGCAATGACCGTCGGAGTCATCCACGAGGATCGCATTTTTAAGGGTTATGCCAGTGGGCGGGGTAACCTAGTTATCTATTTGGGTTCAGCGACTGGTCGTGACGGTATCCATGGGGCATCGATGGCCTCGGGTTCGTTTGCAACTAAGGATGCTAATGAACGCAGCACGGTGCAGGTAGGCGACCCGTTTACTGAAAAGTTACTCCTTGAGGCAACTTTGGAAGTACTCGAAAAAGGCTTGGTGGTTGGCCTGCAGGATATGGGCGCTGCGGGACTTACATCGTCTGCGTTTGAAATGGCAGGAAGAGCTGGCAACGGCCTCTTCATGGACTTAGATCATGTACCGGTCAGAACAGCTGCCATGTCGGCATATGAATTGCTGCTGTCAGAATCTCAAGAACGCATGTTGATGGTTATCGAGCCTCATAGGTGGGACGAGCTGAAAGCCGTGCTAGACAAGTGGCAACTTGCCTGCACGGTCATCGGAGTTGTGACCGATACCGGGCGTGTTCAAATCCAACACCAGGGTCAACTCGAAGTTGATGTTCCCGTTGCACCGATGACCGATGCGGCCCCAAAGTATGAGCGGCCGATGAAGCCACGGGCCAAGCCTGAGGTAGACGGAAGCTCCTACAATAAGATGGTTAGTGACCTGGTGCTTCAGCGCGGACCGGAAGCCCTTTTGCTCGCCACTCTGCGTGATACGGGCGACAAAGAGAAGGTATATCGTCAGTATGACCATCATATCGGAACCCAGACCGTTCTTGGACCCGAAGAACAGGGCGCTGCCGCCCTCTGGGTCCGGTCCGAATGGGCAGATCCTAGCGAGCCGTTCCTAGGTATGATTGCAGTTGCGGCATGTAATGAACGGTACAACCGACTCGACGCTTACCATGGTGGCGCACACGCGGTGCTTAAGGCTGCTCGTTCTGTAGCTGCTGCGGGCGGTAAGCCACTCGCGATTACCGACTGCCTAAACTACGGCAATCCCGAAGATCCTGCGGTCATGGCTGATTTTTCGGCAGGTGTCGACGGCATTAGTGAGGCGTGTCGCGAACTAGCGGTTCCAGTAGTGAGCGGAAATGTGAGTCTATACAACGAAACCGATGGCGAGAGTATTGCGCCTACTCCCATGATTGGGATGGTCGGCAAGATCAGTGATGTCAGATTAAGTCCAGCTGCGACTGTAAAACAACCAACCCAACTCTTTCTGCTTTATCCAAAATCGGTAAAGCCAGAGTTTGGTGGGTCTCTAGCGGCAAAACTATTGGATCAGAACGGACGCCAAGGCGTCGCGCCGGCTATAGACTGGCTGGCGGAAAAAGAATCTATGAACTTCCTCCGTGAGGTAATTAATAACGATCTCGTTGCGGCCTGCCGCGATGTCGGAGACGGAGGTATTGTTACTACCGCCGTCAAAATGATTGCCAAGACTGACCTTGGACTGACCCTTAGGCTTCAGGCAAAGGAATTAGCTGGTTTTTCGGAGATTGAGCGCTATTTGGGGGAACTCGGTGGTAGCTACCTATTGGCAATCAAACCAGGCGCAGAGTCTAAGGCCTTGCAATTAGCGGCAAGTTTGCGATACAACGCCGTCGTTCAGGCAGGCCAAGTCGAGGTGTCATCGGTGGTCAGCTGGGGACCATGGACGACACCGCTGCAACTTTGCCAGCATGCCTTTACATCAAGCTTGGTCTAG